The Trichosurus vulpecula isolate mTriVul1 chromosome 4, mTriVul1.pri, whole genome shotgun sequence genome contains a region encoding:
- the GJC1 gene encoding gap junction gamma-1 protein, protein MSWSFLTRLLEEIHNHSTFVGKIWLTILIVFRIVLTAVGGESIYYDEQSKFVCNTEQPGCENVCYDAFAPLSHVRFWVFQIILVATPSVMYLGYAIHKIAKMEHGEADKKAVRSKPYAMRWKQHRGLEETEEDHEEDPMMYPEMELESEKENKEQSQPKPKHDGRRRIREDGLMKIYVLQLLARTLFEVGFLVGQYLLYGFQVRPFYVCSRVPCPHKIDCFISRPTEKTIFLLIMYGVTGLCLILNIWEMLHLGFGTIRDSLNSKRRELEDSGAYNYPFTWNTPSAPPGYNIVVKPDQIQYTELSNAKIAYKQNKANIAQEQQYGSNEENLPADLEMLQREIKVAQERLDLAIQAYNHQNNRHGPREKKSKAGSKAGSNKSSASSKSGDGKNSVWI, encoded by the coding sequence ATGAGTTGGAGCTTCCTGACTCGACTATTAGAGGAGATCCACAACCATTCCACATTCGTGGGAAAGATTTGGCTCACCATATTGATAGTCTTCCGGATCGTACTCACTGCTGTGGGTGGGGAGTCCATCTACTATGACGAGCAAAGCAAGTTTGTATGCAACACAGAGCAGCCGGGCTGTGAGAACGTCTGCTACGATGCTTTTGCCCCTCTGTCCCACGTCCGCTTTTGGGTATTCCAGATCATCCTTGTGGCTACCCCCTCGGTGATGTATCTGGGCTATGCCATTCACAAGATTGCCAAGATGGAGCACGGAGAGGCAGACAAGAAGGCAGTGCGGAGCAAGCCCTATGCAATGCGCTGGAAGCAGCACCGGGGCCTGGAAGAAACCGAGGAGGACCATGAGGAAGACCCCATGATGTACCCAGAGATGGAATTAGAAAGTGAAAAGGAGAACAAGGAGCAGAGTCAGCCTAAACCCAAGCATGATGGCCGGCGGCGGATTCGGGAAGATGGGCTCATGAAGATCTATGTGCTGCAGCTGCTAGCAAGGACCTTGTTTGAGGTGGGTTTCCTGGTGGGGCAGTATCTTCTGTATGGCTTCCAGGTCCGCCCATTTTATGTGTGCAGCAGAGTCCCCTGCCCTCATAAAATAGACTGCTTCATTTCTAGGCCCACTGAAAAGACCATCTTCCTGCTGATAATGTATGGTGTGACAGGCCTCTGTCTGATCCTTAACATTTGGGAAATGCTCCACTTGGGGTTTGGGACTATACGTGACTCACTAAATAGCAAAAGGAGAGAACTGGAAGATTCAGGTGCTTATAATTATCCTTTCACTTGGAATACTCCATCTGCTCCACCTGGCTATAACATTGTGGTCAAACCCGATCAAATCCAGTACACCGAACTGTCCAACGCTAAGATTGCCTACAAGCAGAACAAGGCCAACATCGCTCAGGAGCAGCAGTATGGGAGCAACGAGGAGAACCTCCCCGCGGACCTGGAGATGCTGCAGCGAGAAATCAAAGTGGCCCAGGAGCGCTTGGATCTCGCCATCCAGGCCTACAACCACCAGAACAACCGCCATGGCCCCCGGGAAAAAAAGTCCAAAGCTGGCTCCAAAGCCGGCTCCAACAAAAGCAGTGCCAGTAGCAAATCCGGGGATGGGAAGAACTCTGTCTGGATTTAA